AGCTAGTAAAATGCTAATTTTGTCTCAGCTAAGAACCAAAGCTGTTTTTTAATATCAATTAACAGTATGACACTGTTATAAAAGTCCGTTGCTATTGTCACCAGCAAATTAAGCAGCCATCCAAACACGACCTAACGTCTATACGGCATCTGTATATCTCTATATGAGCTAAATAAtaagtgaatgtttttatttttgattctCTCGGCAGGTTTTGAACGCTGCTGTGTTTGGGACGTCGCTCAAAATGCAGCATAAATGTTTAAATCTAAAACACATTAACGGTGTGATACACGTTGTTTGCTGACAGACATGCCGTGGAGCACGAACACCAAGCAGACATATAATTTATAGTCAAGACAGTCTTCACACCGCGGGAGTGAAAGCCAGTCTGCATTAGTATTTTATACCAAATAATAGTTTCACCTCGTGCCCACAGGCTGAAAACGGGCTGTGTTTATAGACCATGGTAGATAATCGGTATGCCACCGCTCTGGTCATCGGCTCGGTGCTCAGCCTGCTGGCCACGGTGTATCTCTCTGTGGCCGTGGGGACTCAGCACTGGTACCAGTACACCAGTCCGCCAAATGAACATGAGGGCAGCAACGCATCCGAGCACATAGACGAGTTCGTCAATGGGGAATTCAGTGAGAAGAGCTACAGCGAGACCATGTTCCTACTGAACGGCACCCTGGGATTGTGGTGGAGGTGCATCCTGGGACCCAGCCAGTCACACTGGTTCAAAGAGCCAGGTAAACTGATGTTTAAAATTGGAGCCTTTCAGCAGTTTTGTCACTATTAAACGCATGTTATGCAGACATATACACAACCTTCTTCAGCATCAATGCCAATCATCATCAATCCCAACAATGCCTGTCAGAATTAGAGAAAGAAATTGTAGATCTGTCTGTGAAGATcctcagtcgtccaggggagtTATCTGAAGGTTGattcatggcaactggactttcagttgAAGGGAATATCTCTGCTGCTCCCAGGCTGTTTATACAGTTTGCCTCGCAGCACCCCTGCACATTCTACCTTTTGGATcctgtttataaaaaaatattggaaACGACACACTTTTACTGTAATGGCATTGATGCTATGTAGTTACTGAAGATGGAGTCTATAGAGATAAACGGGCCATATTAACCTTAGTACTGGCCTGATGTGACAATGCATGCTAAATATGGTTTCTTTGTCAGTGTCATTTGCTGATTTGCTGACTTTTTCTTCAGATCCTAAGCTGGAGACCAAGTGTGTCAGCTTCACTCTTCCTGAGCAGTTCAACCCAAAGTACACACTTCGTGAAAACGATGTAGATCTGCTGCGAACATGTAcgtctcctttttttttttttgtcttgtcagttTTTGCCTAGGTGCACCAGGCTAAAGCAAACAAGTGCTTAGGTTTACCTCAAATTGTAACTATCTTGCTCCATTTTTTCACCTTTACTCTCTTTACGTGCatcatgttattttttcatattagttaatgtttttatttataggtTCTATACATTTATcctgttattattgttgttctgtGCAGATCTCTGGAGATGCCAGTTTCTTCTTCCCTTGGTGTCTCTGGCTCTGGTGTTCCTCAGTGGCCTGATTGGTGTCTGTGCCTGCCTGTGTCGCAGCTTCACCCCAACATTGGGTGTTGGGGTGCTCCATCTTCTTGCAGGTGAGATTTCTTCTCCTCACCCATAGTTTAGGTTTAGTGTTCACCATCTTGGCAGTATGCAAACAACTAAATTCAAATCAAGATAGAAGCTAtcatgactgactgactgagatTCCTGTCAGTCTGACAAACTCAGGTCAAGTTTAAGCGCAGTCTCGTACAGAAGCAATTAAAAGTGCTTGACAGTGAGTAAACAGTAGAAAAAGTTCTGATTCCACTTCTTAAACAGCCATCCAAACACAGGCAGGCAGAGATCTGTGGCTCTGTGCTTTTGTTTCAGATAACAGCAACTGACACATTTGctgatgtaaaatatgttttgagcTGGTCAATATTTAACGTTTAAATTAACTTCACCTTGATGAAGATTTAATTGCGTTAAGACCAACACACTCAATGAATCAAGTAGGATCGCATGGCACTGTATGGTGCGGCTGTGCCAAGTAAACGAGTGAACGTaataatatttctgcttttctgaaaTGATGAACCGAATTTACGCTGGGAAAGTGAGACAGTGCAGTatcttgtcattttaaatgcGTCAATGCATGCCGCCGTTGCTGCAGTAACACGTGATTATCTCACTTTAAACTAACTGCTGCATGGTGTTTGACCAGCAGTGCTGCTTGTGCTCTTCTACTCTAAAGGTGAGTTCTTCTTCCCATATCCCCACTTGATCTTGACTAAACAGTTAGCTTTTACTcagacagacataaaaaaaCTAAGGTATTTTTTTTCCGTTAGTTTTTAACAAGTTACTCTGATAATTACcaagaaacaaacatacagtgtaACTAATGAATCCCTGTCATTTGCTGACAGACCAATTGTAATTTGTGTTATCAGTTTATTTCTTACATGATGGTCTAAACACTCTCTCAATAAATGTGCTTTGCTTTAAATAGGCTTTGTTATTTGATGGACAGTTTCCCCTTTGGATAATGTTAGAGTATAATGACTTATGTAAGGTGGGTCTTCATTTCAGATAATGTTGCTCCTAGTAAATATTAaatgagtttatattttttcagaGAGATTGGTAacgtagtttttttttatagccaGCACCACTAGTTTTAGATTTGTGTTGCATTAGCATTaatctgtggtgtgtgtgctgctttggGTCTGGCTCCTACCATGTTTCTACCTATTtatgtttctcttcctctcatcaGGTCTGTGTTCTCTGGGCactgtctgctgttttctggCTGGGGTGGATTTACGCCACCAATCCTACAAACCACCGGAAAGGGTGGAGGGCTCGCTGGGCTGGTCCCTTTACCTTGCCCTGATCTCCTTCCCTCTGCAGATG
This genomic window from Mastacembelus armatus chromosome 1, fMasArm1.2, whole genome shotgun sequence contains:
- the LOC113127783 gene encoding claudin domain-containing protein 1-like, whose translation is MVDNRYATALVIGSVLSLLATVYLSVAVGTQHWYQYTSPPNEHEGSNASEHIDEFVNGEFSEKSYSETMFLLNGTLGLWWRCILGPSQSHWFKEPDPKLETKCVSFTLPEQFNPKYTLRENDVDLLRTYLWRCQFLLPLVSLALVFLSGLIGVCACLCRSFTPTLGVGVLHLLAGLCSLGTVCCFLAGVDLRHQSYKPPERVEGSLGWSLYLALISFPLQMMAAALFLWAARSHRKNYTRMTAYRVA